The following proteins are co-located in the Oncorhynchus gorbuscha isolate QuinsamMale2020 ecotype Even-year linkage group LG22, OgorEven_v1.0, whole genome shotgun sequence genome:
- the fzr1b gene encoding fizzy-related protein homolog, which produces MDQEYERRLLKQINHQNLPEGQQAKSGGTTCSPLSVKSGDRFIPTRVGSNWCINFHYANENCQSPNQNHRSKDAGSDTGKDTVAYAALLRNELLGAGIESVPDLHTEDRRHTVFSQDTHSLFRYTVHTKRVPFDSGNEVSPYSLSPLSNKSHKLLRSPRKPARKISKIPFKVLDAPELQDDFYLNLVDWSAGNLLSVGLGACVYLWSACTSQVTRLCDLSVDGDSVTSVCWNERGSLVAVGTHKGYVQIWDAAGGRKLTSLEGHSARVGALAWNGEQLSSGSRDRVILQRDVRTPPSAERRLQGHRQEVCGLKWSPDHQHLASGGNDNKLLVWNSSSLLPMQQYSDHLAAVKAIAWSPHQHGLLVSGGGTADRCLRFWNTLTGQPLQSTDTGSQVCNLAWSKHANELVSTHGYSQNQILVWKYPSLNQVAKLTGHSYRVLYLAVSPDGEAIVTGAGDETLRFWNVFSKTRCTKESKSVLNLFTRIR; this is translated from the exons ATGGACCAGGAATATGAGAGAAGGCTGCTGAAGCAAATCAACCATCAGAACCTACCAGAGGGCCAGCAGGCTAAG TCTGGAGGTACGACCTGCAGTCCTCTCAGTGTCAAATCTGGGGACCGATTCATTCCTACCCGTGTTGGAAGCAACTGGTGCATCAACTTCCACTATGCCAAC gagaactgtcaatctcccaaCCAGAACCACAGGTCGAAGGATGCTGGGTCAGACACGGGGAAAGACACTGTGGCATATGCTGCCCTGCTGAGGAACGAGTTGCTGGGGGCGGGGATAGAGAGCGTTCCAGACCTCCACACTGAGGACCGCCGTCACACCGTCTTCTCCCAGGACACACACAGCCTCTTCAgg TACACAGTCCACACTAAGAGAGTGCCTTTTGACAGTGGCAATGAAGTCTCGCCATACTCGCTCTCCCCACTCAGCAACAAGAG TCACAAGCTCCTTCGTTCCCCTCGGAAGCCAGCCCGTAAGATCTCCAAGATCCCCTTCAAAGTGCTCGACGCCCCTGAGCTGCAGGATGACTTCTACCTCAACCTGGTAGACTGGTCCGCTGGCAACCTGCTGTCTGTGGGCCTGGGGGcctgtgtgtacctgtggagCGCCTGCACCAGCCAg GTGACAAGACTGTGTGACCTGTCAGTGGATGGGGACTCTGTGACATCAGTGTGTTGGAATGAAAGG GGGAGCCTCGTTGCTGTGGGAACCCATAAGGGCTATGTTCAGATCTGGGACGCAGCTGGAGGGAGAAAGCTGACCAGTCTGGAAGGCCACTCGGCTCGTGTCG GAGCACTGGCGTGGAATGGAGAACAGCTGTCTTCAGGCAGCAGGGACCGTGTGATCCTCCAGAGGGACGTCCGCACCCCTCCGTCCGCTGAGAGGAGGCTCCAGGGCCACAGGCAGGAGGTGTGTGGCCTCAAGTGGTCCCCCGATCACCAGCACCTGGCCTCTGGGGGCAACGACAACAAG CTGCTGGTGTGGAACAGCTCCAGCCTGCTCCCGATGCAGCAGTACAGTGACCACCTGGCTGCAGTGAAGGCCATCGCCTGGTCACCCCACCAGCATGGGTTGCTGGTGTCTGGAGGAGGAACGGCCGACCGCTGTCTACGCTTCTGGAACACCTTGACAGGCCAGCCCCTGCAGAGCACTGACACAGGCTCCCAGGTCTGCAACCTGGCCTGGTCCAAGCACGCCAATGAGCTG GTGAGCACCCATGGCTACTCTCAGAACCAGATCCTGGTGTGGAAGTACCCGTCTCTGAACCAGGTGGCCAAGCTGACGGGACACTCCTACAGAGTTCTCTACCTG GCTGTGTCACCAGATGGAGAGGCCATTGTGACGGGGGCGGGAGACGAGACTCTGCGTTTCTGGAATGTTTTCAGTAAGACACGCTGCACCAAG GAGTCCAAGTCAGTGTTGAATCTCTTTACCAGGATACGATAG